TTGGTGCGCACGAAGGCCGGGCCCTTGCCGGGCTTGACGTGCTGGAACTCGACGACGGACCAGAGCTGGCCCCCGTCGAGCTTGAGCACCATGCCGTTCTTGAGGTCGTTCGTGGAAGCCACGGTTGCGGAATCTCCTGGACTGACGCGATGGACGACCCGGTGCTGCGAAAGCGCGCTTCAGAGCGCGAGCAGCTCCTTGGTCGTGATGGTGAGTAGCTCGGGTCCGCCGTCCGCCTCGGGGCGCACGACGAGCGTGTCATCGATCCGGACCCCGCCCCGGCCAGGGAGGTGAACCCCCGGTTCGACGGTGACCGGCACACAAGCGTCCAGTCTACCCATGGCCGCGGGCCCCAGCCTCGGGTCCTCGTCGATTTCGAGGCCCACACCGTGTCCGGTGCGGGGCGCGAGGGCCTCGGTGTACCCGGCGGCGCCGAGCACCTCGCGGGTCACCCGGTCCACATCGCGGCAGGCGGCGCCGGGCCGCAGCGTCTCGCGTCCGGCCCGCTGTGCGGCGAAGACCACGTCGTACAGCTCGATCTGCCAGTCGGCGGGCGAGGTACCGATGACGAACGTACGGCCGATCTCGCAGCGGTAGCCGTGGTACGCGGCGCCCAGGCACACCGAGAGGAAGTCGCCCTCCTCCACCCTGCGGTCGGTGGGGCGGTGCGTGATCCGGCCGGAGTGCGGTCCGGTGCCCACCGAGGTGGCGAAGGCGGGGCCGTCCGCGCCGTGGTCGACCAGGCGGCGTTCCAGCTCCAGGGCCAGATGCCGTTCGGTACGCCCCACCAGGATCGATTCGAGCAGCTCACTGAGTGCCTGGTCGGCGATCTCGGCGGCGATGCGCAGACAGGAGATCTCCCCCTCGTCCTTGACCAGTCGCAGCCGCTCGACGGCGCCGCCGAGGTCGGCGAGCCGGAGCCGGGGCGCGACCGTGGCGAGCGCCCGGTGCCGGGCGACGGTCAGATGGTGTTCCTCGACGGCGAGCACCTGTGCGCTCTCCGCGCCCTCGGACATCAGCAGCCCGGCGGCGGCGACCGCCGCGTCCACGCCCGCCGCGTCGAGCACCTGGATCCGCAGCGCCTCGTCGGGCCGCCCCTCGCCGAGCTCGGTGCCGAGCGCCTCGCCGCAGAGCAGGACGTCCTCCTTGCCGCCGAGCAGGAGTACGGCCCCCTGCGGGGCGACCCCGGCCAGATAGCGGACGTTGGCGGGCCGGGAGACCAGCGCCGCATCGCTGCCCGCCGCCGCACAGTGATCCCTCAGCCGCTCACGGCGTGCCGCGTACACCTCTGCCATGAGCCGAGCGTACGAGCGAGCCGCGAATCCGGCCGTTCGTAGGCGGCCGACCGGACGACGGGCAGCCCCGGGCCGTGTCCGCCGCCGTCACCACTGGGGCGGGCTGGCGATCGCGCGCCCGAGGACCTCGTCGAGCACCTGCGCGGTCGCGGGCACGTCGAGCTGGGAGTTGTCGATGATCGGCAGCCCGGATCCGTACCAACCGGCCATCCGCCCATGGATGCTGGCCACTTCCTCGTCGGACAGCCGCCGGTTGCCGCTGCGCTGGGCGTTGCGCTCCAGGACGATCTCCAGGCCGGGCAACAGCACGACCGGCAGCAGGCCCGGCCCCACATGCCGCTTCCAGCCACCGAGGCCGATCACCGGACGGTCGGGGAAGACGGCGTCGTCGAGGATGCAGGAGATGCCGTTGGCGAGGAAGTTCCGCGCGGCGAAGCCGCAGGTGCGGCGGGCGAGCCGGTACTGCGCCTCGGAGTTGTCGTTCCAGCCGGACTGCGGGTCGGCGAAGCCCGCGCGCACCCACTCGCGTACGTCGTCGAGGCTGATGTGCGCCGTGGGCACCCGCCTGCGCTCGGCCCAGTACTTGGCCACGCTGGTCTTGCCCGCCCCGGCCGGGCCGATGAGGAGAACCGCGAGAGTGGTCGCGGTCGCGTCCGCGGTCTCGGTGGGCGGCGGCGCGCTCGGCATCGCGACGGGCGCGCCCGAGGGCAGCCGGATGTGGCCGGTCACCTCGGGCGAGGGCGGCGGCGGCAGCTGACTGGCCGGAGGGGGTACGGAGGCCGCCGGAACCGCTCCCTGGGGTGCCGGGGCGGCGGCGGGTACCGGAGGGTGCGCGGGCGGCACCGGCGCCATCGGCTCGGACACCGGGGAGCCGAGGCCCGGCTCGTGCGCCGTTGCCGCGTCCACGGCGCAGTCCGCGCCGACGGGGGGCAGGCCGCCCTGGAGGAGGCGCAGGCCGAGCGGCACCGTGGGCGGTTCGTTGGCTGCTTGCCGCGCAGCTCCGGCCCGGCCCGGGACCGCTCGCCGGCCCGGCGGCGGCAGCGGTGGTCCGCCTGCGTGCTGCATCCGGTCCCACTCCGTCTCGTACAGGCAACTGTCTTACGCATTGCGGGTGTTGAGCTGTCCGGTCCCTTCGGTGCAGCTCAAGAGCCCCGACGAACGGTACCTTCCCCGCCCGTCGGAAGATGAACGGGCCCGGGCAGCGCAAAGTGCCCGGGTCCCCTTTGACCGGTGCCGATGCATGCGGATCGGCCACGTCCGCCGGTGCCGGCGGCCGGAATCGCGCCGGCACGGCAGAGCGGAACGGCGGGCGAAACGGAACGGTTCGCGAAGGTTCCGGGTTCCGGTCGGCTCACCCCGGCCGAAGCCACTCCATGGCCGCCGTGACCATCGCCTCGACGCCTGTCGGCAGGGCGGTGCGTACGTCGACGCTGAAGCGGGGGCTGTGGTTCGAGGGCAGGGCCGCCATCTTCTCGGCCGCGGACGTACCGGGAGCACGGGCCCAGTCCGCCGCCCCGACCGCTCCCAGCATCCAGTAGGACAGGGCGATCCCCCGTCGGCCGTGGACCTCGTGTCCCGCGTCGCCGTACAGGGCGAAGTCCTCGGTGGCCAGGCTCGGCGGCCACATCGCCACCCGTTCCGGGCCGAAGCGCCGGACGTGCGCCTCGCGCACCCGGGCCGTGGCCGCCGGGTCCGGATGCGTCGTCGGGGAGGCGGAGACCCGCTCGATGTCCGGCTCGCGCGGGCAGCCGGAGGCCGTGCACTCGGCGCGTATCACCCGCTCCACCGCGGCCGTGGCGCGGGCCAGCGACTCCGGCCCCACCGCCCGTACGGTGAGGCCGAGTTCGGCACTGTCGGGGATGATGCTCGCCCGCTGCCCGGCGTGGAAGGAACCCACCGTGACGGCGACCTGCTCGGAGGGAGCGCATTCGCGGGCCACCACCCCCTGCACCCGGGTCACCACCGAGGCCGCCGCCAGGACCGGATCGACCGCGAGGTGCGGCGCCCCCGCGTGACCGCCCCTGCCGTGCACCACCACCCGCAAGGTGACGCTGCCCGCCGTCATCGGCCCGTAGGCGTGCGCCACCATGCCGCCGGGCAGCGGGGCGGTGTGCTGGGCGAGTACCGCGTCGGGCGGCGGGAAGCGGGTGTAGAGACCGTCGGCGAGTACCGCGCGGGCTCCTTCGAGGGTCTCCTCCGCCGGCTGGCCGAGCACCACGAGGGTGCCCCGCCAGGCCTGCCGCTGCCGTGCGAGGAGGGCCGCGGCACCCGCCACCGCGCTCAGGTGCAGGTCGTGCCCGCAGCTGTGCACGGCCGCGCACTGGCTCGCGTAGGGCAGACCGGTCTCCTCGCGGCCCGGGAGGGCGTCGAGTTCGGCGCGGAGCAGCACGGTGGGGCCGGGGCCGTTCTCCAGTACGGCGACCACGCCGGTGCCACCGACTCCCCCGGTGGTCTCCAGGTGCGCATCCTTCAGGAAGCTGGCGAACCGGTCGGCGGTGCGCTCCTCGGCGCCGGAGAGTTCGGGATGCCGGTGCACGTCCAGACAGAAGGCGGTCAGCGGACGCAGTACGGCTGCCAGGCCCCCGAGGACGGTCCCGTTCGCCTTCGTGGGTGCGGCTTCTGCGTTCATGGGGACATGGTCCATGGCCGGACTCGGGAGCGGTACGGCACCTCACTGACACAAGGTGTCAGTGAGGTGTCAGCGGCGCACCGGGCCTTCTGTCGGCCACCGGCGGTGGAATGCGGGGGTGGCAGGACCGCCGGGAGACGCCCCGGCGGCCACTCGCACCCAAGGAGTCATCATGGACAAGACGCCGCTGGCCTCCCTCGCGGACGAGATCCTGGAGCTGGAGTCGGAGACCTTCGAGATCTCGGACTACTCGGACGCCAGCGAGGTCGTGCTCGCCGGTTCGACGAGCTGCAGCTCGACCTCCACCTGCTCCTCCACCACCAGCACCACCTCCTGCAGCGCCTGAGCCTCACGGCTCACGTACGCAGCACGTTCGCCCCGGCTCCCGTCGTCACGGGGAGCCGGGGCGAACGCCCTTTTCCGGTACGGGTGTTCAGTGCCTCACGGGAACGGGTGCGGCACCATGCGGATCTCCGCCTCGGTCAGGTCCGTCGGGCGCAGGCCGCCACGCCGGGCCGCGGTGCGAAGCCGCGGTAGGTACGGGGCCCGCTGCCGGGTCCAGCCGAAGTCGATCGGGAGCAGTCCCGGCACCAGCGCGCAGACGGTGTGCAGTTCCATCCCGAGCTGCTCGGGCGTGGTCTGGTCGACGACGATCACATCGTGACCGGCCGCCGCCAACTGGTCGACCACATAACGGAGTTCGTCCGCGAGGTCGCCGCTGCGCGGACGCTCACTCGTGTTCCAGTCGCCGTAGAGCTCGGCCATCGGGCGGCGTCGGGCCCGCAGGTAGGGCGCGACGTGTTCGGTCATCCGTGGCAGACCGTAGAGCTGTGCGTGGTCCTTGAGATGCTTGACCAGGGTGAAGTCCTCGGCCATGGCCTCCAGTTCGGCTCTGCGCTCGGCGACCTGGCCGGGCAGGTGCGGGATGTAGGTGAGCACCTCGGACAGGGCGGCCTCCAGCGCGGCCACCGGGTCCAGGGCCGCGCCCGCGCCGAAGGAGTACGTACCCGGGCCGCCGTCCCTGCGCACCGCGAGCCCCGTCACGACCGGGACGGACAGGTCGATGCGGTTGTCGAAGGCGTGGACGTCGTAGCCCTGCAGGGCGGCGCGGTCGGTCATCATGCGCACTGCCGCCGAGTCCACCGTGGCGAGATCGATCTCCGGCAGGGTCAGGCCGCTGTACCAGGCGGCCAGGAAGGCGTCCCGCTCGATGAGTTCGAGCAGGGCGCCGAGCGTGGCCTCCTCGCGACAGCTCCCGATGGCGCAGCCGTTGGAGCACTCGAAGACGAAGTTGTCGGCGGCCAGACCCGCGCTGTAGTGGACCAGGCGGGCGGGTACCAGGACCGGGCGCGCGTCGCGCAGCGAGTGGCCGTGCACCCAGGGGATGGGGCGGGCCGGGTCGAAGGGCGAGACCATGGGGTCGGTGCGATAGGTCTCGGGCGCGTAGAAGCCGCAGGTGGCGGGGTCCAGCGCGCGCTCGCCCAGTTCCTCGTAGGAGGCGGTGAGCAGGGTGCTGCCGGTACGGCGGTGGGTGCCCGCGTAGCGTTCCAGGCCCTCCAGGAAGGCGAGGTCGCGGCTGTGCCGGAAGCTGTTCGCCTGACCGCTCCAGGTGACGTCGGTCAGTCCCGCGTAGCCCCGCATGAAGACGCTGCCCGCGACGGGCGCGGTGGTCGGCGAGGTGACATTGATCCAGGTGCCGCCGCCGAGCACCCCGGTCACGGGGTTGGCCAGCGCCTCGGTCGGCAGCGGGAAGGAGGCCGCGGGGCGCAGCCGGGCGCTGTCCGGGGAGGGTTTCGGGCGGGGTTCGGGTACGAAACGCGCCGCCTCGGCGGTGTCGCTGCCGCGCGGACCGCAGTACGGACACAGGGGGTCGGCGAGCAGCGGTGAGGTCCGGACGCCGAGGGTGGCCAGGTCGAGGCGGGAGATCTGCGGCAGCCGTCGGTCCGCCTCGGCCGGGCCGCCGGGCGCCGGGGCCGGGCCGCCGAGGACTGCGGTGTGCAGGGCGAGGGCCGCGTCGAGGTGATGTGCGGTCAGGTGGGGCGAGTCGGCCGAGACGGGGGTGGCCTTGGTGGCGGGGCCCGAACCGGTCTCCAGCGCGTCGCGTTCGCTGCGCGAGCGCAGCCGCTGCCAGCGCATGGCGAGACACTGGCCGCAGGCCGGTGTGCTGCCGTCGCCTCCCCAGGGACCGATCAGTACGGCCTGGGCGGTGAGGTGGACGGTGGCCGCCTGGCGTACGGGAGCGAAGGGGTCGTCCGCGCGGGAGCCGAGGGCGTCGTGCACGCCGACGGTGACCACCGCCGGGGGGCGGGTTCCGTCCGGCGCGGCGGCGGCCAGTGCCTGCTGGAGGATGCGGCGGGCCGCTTCCATGGCGGTGCCTTCGGACGCCTGGACCGGGGTGTCGTGGCGGGCGGGCTCCGGCGCGGGGGCGGGGGCCGGGGCCGGGAGTCCGGCTGTCATGTGCGGTTGCTCCATCGGAAGACCTTGAGTCCCAGGGCGCCGAAGACCACCGCGAAACCGAGCAGCACGGCACAGTCGACGCCGATGTCGGCGAGGCCGCCCTCCCCGGTCAGGCTCGCGGAGGCGGCGTCGTTGAAGTAGTAGAGCGGCAGGGCCTTGGCCACCGCCTGGAGCCAGGACGGCATCATGTCGATCGGCAGGAAGGAGCCGGACAGGAACGCCATCGGCACCATCAGGCAGTTGGCCATCGCGGCGACCGCCTCGGGGGTGTCGGCGCGGGAGCCGATCACCACGCCGATGGCGAGGAAGGCGGTGATGCCGAGGACGAGTACCGGCAGTGTCAGTGGCCACTGGGCGTCGAGCGAGAGACCGAACGGCGGCAGCATCGCGACGGCCACGAAGAAGACCGACTGCACCAGGCCGATGCCGACGGCCAGCGTGTAGCGCGAGCCGAGCACACTGCCGAGCGAGGTCGGGGTGAGCCGGATCAGGCGCAGCAGGTCGTCGCGCCGCCACTGCATGAGGGTGAAGCCGATCCCGAAGACGGCGGCGTTGGCCACTCCCCAGGACATCACCCCGGGGGCGATGTAGGAGATGTAGCTGCGGCCGGTCTCCTCCAGTTCCTGGTCGCTGAAGATCAGGCCGAAGACGACCAGGAAGATCAGCGGGAAGGCGAAGGTGAAGAACAGGGTCGCCTTGTCGCGCACCGCCGCCCGGTGGCCGGCCGCGGTCAGTGCCGTGTACGCGCTCATGCCTGCTGCTCCCTGGTGTGCGATCGCGGGTGCGTGCCCTCGGCACCGGCGTCGCCGGTGAGTTCGAGGTAGACGTCCTCCAGCGTGGCCGTACGGGTCATCACCTGGTCGAGGCCGGTCAAGGCGTCGAGGGCCTGAAGTACCTTGCCGGGAACGGTGGTTTCCAGGACCAGGGAGCCGCCCTGGACGGTGGCGCGCTCGACGCCCTCGATGGCCGCCGCCTCCGCCACGGCGAGGCGGTCGGCGGGGAGCATCAGGCGTGCGGGCGCGCCCGCGGCGCTGACCAGACGGTGCGGGGAGTCCAGGGCCCGTATCCGGCCGGCCACCAGGATGGCGACCCGGTCGCAGAGCGCCTCGGCCTCGTCGAGGTGGTGGGTGGTGTAGACGATGGTGCGGCCCTGCTCCTTGAGCGTGCGCAGGACCTCCCACAGATCGCGGCGGGCCTGGGGGTCGAGGGCGGCGGTGGGTTCGTCGAGGAAGATCAGCTCCGGTCCGTGGACCAGTGCGGAGGCGATGGCCAGGCGCTGGCGCTGGCCCCCGGAGAGGTTCTCGACCAGGACGTCGCGCTGTTCCTCCAGGCCGACGGTGGCCAGCGCCCGCTCGGCCGCGGCCCGGTCGGCGCGGTAGAGGGCGGCCACGGTGACGAGGTGTTCGGCGGCGGTCTGGCGCACGAAGAAGGCCGAGGACTGGGTCTGCACGCCCATCCGCGGCAGCAGCGCGGTGTTGCGGGGCCAGGGTGCGTGGCCGAGCACGGTGACGCTGCCGGAGTCGGGGCGGCGCAGGCCCTCCATGATTTCCACCAGGGTGGTCTTGCCCGCGCCGTTGGGGCCGAGCAGCCCGAAGAACTCGCCGCGCCCGACCGTGAGGGACACCCGGTCGAGAGCCGGGCGGTCCTGGTACTGCTTGCTGATCTCGTGCACGGAGATCGCCGCTTCGCCGCCCGCCGGCGGTTTTGGCGGCTGGTTCCTGGCGGAAGCTGTCATGGCGTTGTGCCCCTCGGTGTGGTTCGGTTCGTGGCGCGGGGTTGGGACTGGGTCACGGGTCAGCGGGTGGTGAGGAAGGCCCAGACGGCTAGTAAGGCGCCGGTGAGCAGACCAAGGACGAGCAGTGCGGAGCCGGTGCCGTAGGCGGTGTACAGCCTGCGGGCGCGCGGCGGGTAGGCCTCGGCCCGGGGGCGGTCGCGCAGCCACAGCCTCATGTACTCGCCGCTGCCCGGGGCGAGCCGGGTGACGCGCAGGGCGTGGCCGAGCATCGTGTAGCCGTCCAGTGGCGGCAGCGGCACCAGGTTGACGAGTGCCTGCACGCTTCCGGCGAGCAGCAGTACGGAGAGGACCTTGCGGGTGGAGTCGTCCGCGAGCAGTCCCCACCACGCCCAGAACGGCAGCAGGAAGAGCAGGTTGGCGAAGGCGCCGGCCAGGGCGACCGCCAGTTGCTGCCTGCGCCTGCTCAGATAGCGGTAGTTCTCGACGGTGCAGTACATGATCGCGGCCGGCAGTCGCCAGCGAAGACCGATCTCCCCCACGGTGCCGCCGACATGGCGGGCGGCGATGCCGTGGGCCAGTTCGTGCAGGGCGGTGCTCAGCCAGAGCAGGGTGGCGACGGCGACCAGGGGCACCGGCCGGTGCAGCAGCCACCAGGTGTCGTCGGCCAGGGCCGGTACGTCCAGGGCGAGCACCACTTCCATGGCCAGGCACAGGACGACCAACGGCACCAGTACGACGGGGTGCAGCAGCGGACGCAGCAGGCGGTGCAGCCGGGCCGTGGTGGCGTCGGCGTCGGCGACGAGGCGCACGCTGCCCTTGCCGAGGGTGCCGGTCACCGCCCGTGCGGAACGCTCGGGCGGTGACGGCAGCGGGCCGCCCGCAAGCAGGTGACGGCTGCCGAGCAGGCCGAGCAACTGCTGCCAGTTGGCCTCGCCGAGGCGACGGTTGAAGGCGCGGCCGTACTCGGTGCCGATCTCGGCCAGGGTGCGGTGGCCGTCGAGGCGGGAGACCAGGAAGTACTCCTTGGGTCCGATCTCGAAGGCGGTGCCCGTCACCGGGTCCTTGACGAGGTGGACCGTGGCCGCGCCGCTGAGCAGCGGCGGGGACAAAAGAATGCCGTCCCGCAGCGCGGGCCGGTGGCCGAGGAGCCCGCCGGGTTCCGTGCGGGTCACGGTGTCACCGCCGCCTCGTCCTCGCGGAGCACCCGACCGAGCAGGTGGGAGAGGTAGGCCTCGTCGCGGATGGTCACATGCAACCGGTTGTTGGTCATGTGCATGTACGGGGAGAGCAGCAGCGGGAGCGCCTGCTCGGGGTCTTCCACCCGCTCGTCACGGGTACCGTCCCAGGACCGGAACACCAGCTGTCCGTCGAGCGCCAACCGCTCGGCGCGGGCGCGCAGTTCGAAGCAGTGCTCGGCCCAGCCGCGCAGGAAGGCGGGCAGCCGGGACGGCTCCCGGGCGGCCATCGCCTCGCGCACCGCGGCGAAGCGGGCCGCTAGGCCCGGCGCGGTCTGCGCGTACTGGCGGTCGTACTCCTTCGACCCGATGAAGTTGGTACCGGGGAAGGCGCGGTGCCAGAACTGGTAGTAGCGGTCGAGGTAGTCGCCGAGCTGCCCGCGGTCGGGCAGGAAGGCACTGGCCATCACCATCATGAACTGGGCGGAGGTGCCGAGCAGGACGGTGCGCAGATGCAGGTTCATGGAGCGCAGTGCCTCCATGACCAGATCGCTGGAGTACGCGAAGTGCCACTCGGCGAGCTCGATACCGGCCGGGCCGCCGTACTTGCCGTACTCGGGCTCGTAGGGCTCCCAGGAGAAGGAGTTGTTGGGGCGCAGGTTCATCCGGCCGTCGGCGCCCATGAAGGAGGCGCGGTCGCCCTCGGGGAACTCGATCTCGAAGAGGGCGTTGTAGAACTCGTTGAGGAAGCCGGAGTCGACCTCGTAGAGCGCCGGCCTGGCCTTGAGGAAGTCGCCCACGGCCTGCTCGGTGCGGCGCCGCACTTCCTCCTCCAGGCCGCTGCGGGCCGGCTTCACCCGCAGCCTCACGTGCGGGCCCTCCAGCCAGTAGTTGATGAAGAAGTGGCCCGATATCAGGCCTTCCTCGGTGAGTGCGGTGAGCAGCGGCCGCACACAAGTGGTCAGGAGGGGCCCCGGGTTGGCGGCGTAGAAGACGTGCAGTGCCTGCCAGGCGCCGGGCCCGGCGCCCTCGGCGGTGGAGGTGTTCGGCTCGGACATCACAGAGCGCCCTTCGGTTCGCGGCTGGTGAAGGTCTCCACGGCGAGTTCGGCGACATGCGCCCCGCGCCCGGACCGTACGTGCAGTGCGCCGTGGGCGGGCAACACCTCCCGCAGGACGACCCGGTGCTCCGGATTCCCGAGGAGGGTCTCGAAGGCGGCGAGCGAGAGGGGTCCGTCGAAGTCCACGTACTGGGGTTTGGCGCCGACCGCGGCCGGTCCCGCCGAGACCGTGGCGAAGACCTCGCAGGGCAGGCCGTGGCGATGGCGCCAGCGCTGCCAGGCCAGGAAGCGTTCCGCCTCGGTGGCGCCGGGTGCGGCGGCGGGGAGCCGGCCCGCGGTGGTGGTCCAGCTCCGGCGGCTGAGCACGATGTCCTCGTGGACCACCCGGGGCCGCGCGGTGACGCCCTCGTGTTCCGCGCCCTCGGGGACCCCCGCCCACACGTCCAGCGGCGACATCGAGGACGGGGACAGGAGCAGCAGAGTGCGGGCGATGGCGGGCAGCGCGAGCGGCACCAGATA
This is a stretch of genomic DNA from Streptomyces sp. NA04227. It encodes these proteins:
- a CDS encoding ABC transporter permease, which encodes MSAYTALTAAGHRAAVRDKATLFFTFAFPLIFLVVFGLIFSDQELEETGRSYISYIAPGVMSWGVANAAVFGIGFTLMQWRRDDLLRLIRLTPTSLGSVLGSRYTLAVGIGLVQSVFFVAVAMLPPFGLSLDAQWPLTLPVLVLGITAFLAIGVVIGSRADTPEAVAAMANCLMVPMAFLSGSFLPIDMMPSWLQAVAKALPLYYFNDAASASLTGEGGLADIGVDCAVLLGFAVVFGALGLKVFRWSNRT
- a CDS encoding amidohydrolase is translated as MNAEAAPTKANGTVLGGLAAVLRPLTAFCLDVHRHPELSGAEERTADRFASFLKDAHLETTGGVGGTGVVAVLENGPGPTVLLRAELDALPGREETGLPYASQCAAVHSCGHDLHLSAVAGAAALLARQRQAWRGTLVVLGQPAEETLEGARAVLADGLYTRFPPPDAVLAQHTAPLPGGMVAHAYGPMTAGSVTLRVVVHGRGGHAGAPHLAVDPVLAAASVVTRVQGVVARECAPSEQVAVTVGSFHAGQRASIIPDSAELGLTVRAVGPESLARATAAVERVIRAECTASGCPREPDIERVSASPTTHPDPAATARVREAHVRRFGPERVAMWPPSLATEDFALYGDAGHEVHGRRGIALSYWMLGAVGAADWARAPGTSAAEKMAALPSNHSPRFSVDVRTALPTGVEAMVTAAMEWLRPG
- a CDS encoding thiazolylpeptide-type bacteriocin; translation: MMDKTPLASLADEILELESETFEISDYSDASEVVLAGSTSCSSTSTCSSTTSTTSCSA
- a CDS encoding metalloprotease → MTRTEPGGLLGHRPALRDGILLSPPLLSGAATVHLVKDPVTGTAFEIGPKEYFLVSRLDGHRTLAEIGTEYGRAFNRRLGEANWQQLLGLLGSRHLLAGGPLPSPPERSARAVTGTLGKGSVRLVADADATTARLHRLLRPLLHPVVLVPLVVLCLAMEVVLALDVPALADDTWWLLHRPVPLVAVATLLWLSTALHELAHGIAARHVGGTVGEIGLRWRLPAAIMYCTVENYRYLSRRRQQLAVALAGAFANLLFLLPFWAWWGLLADDSTRKVLSVLLLAGSVQALVNLVPLPPLDGYTMLGHALRVTRLAPGSGEYMRLWLRDRPRAEAYPPRARRLYTAYGTGSALLVLGLLTGALLAVWAFLTTR
- a CDS encoding ABC transporter ATP-binding protein, yielding MTASARNQPPKPPAGGEAAISVHEISKQYQDRPALDRVSLTVGRGEFFGLLGPNGAGKTTLVEIMEGLRRPDSGSVTVLGHAPWPRNTALLPRMGVQTQSSAFFVRQTAAEHLVTVAALYRADRAAAERALATVGLEEQRDVLVENLSGGQRQRLAIASALVHGPELIFLDEPTAALDPQARRDLWEVLRTLKEQGRTIVYTTHHLDEAEALCDRVAILVAGRIRALDSPHRLVSAAGAPARLMLPADRLAVAEAAAIEGVERATVQGGSLVLETTVPGKVLQALDALTGLDQVMTRTATLEDVYLELTGDAGAEGTHPRSHTREQQA
- a CDS encoding lantibiotic dehydratase C-terminal domain-containing protein; the protein is MSEPNTSTAEGAGPGAWQALHVFYAANPGPLLTTCVRPLLTALTEEGLISGHFFINYWLEGPHVRLRVKPARSGLEEEVRRRTEQAVGDFLKARPALYEVDSGFLNEFYNALFEIEFPEGDRASFMGADGRMNLRPNNSFSWEPYEPEYGKYGGPAGIELAEWHFAYSSDLVMEALRSMNLHLRTVLLGTSAQFMMVMASAFLPDRGQLGDYLDRYYQFWHRAFPGTNFIGSKEYDRQYAQTAPGLAARFAAVREAMAAREPSRLPAFLRGWAEHCFELRARAERLALDGQLVFRSWDGTRDERVEDPEQALPLLLSPYMHMTNNRLHVTIRDEAYLSHLLGRVLREDEAAVTP
- a CDS encoding AAA family ATPase — encoded protein: MQHAGGPPLPPPGRRAVPGRAGAARQAANEPPTVPLGLRLLQGGLPPVGADCAVDAATAHEPGLGSPVSEPMAPVPPAHPPVPAAAPAPQGAVPAASVPPPASQLPPPPSPEVTGHIRLPSGAPVAMPSAPPPTETADATATTLAVLLIGPAGAGKTSVAKYWAERRRVPTAHISLDDVREWVRAGFADPQSGWNDNSEAQYRLARRTCGFAARNFLANGISCILDDAVFPDRPVIGLGGWKRHVGPGLLPVVLLPGLEIVLERNAQRSGNRRLSDEEVASIHGRMAGWYGSGLPIIDNSQLDVPATAQVLDEVLGRAIASPPQW
- a CDS encoding aminopeptidase P family protein, with product MAEVYAARRERLRDHCAAAGSDAALVSRPANVRYLAGVAPQGAVLLLGGKEDVLLCGEALGTELGEGRPDEALRIQVLDAAGVDAAVAAAGLLMSEGAESAQVLAVEEHHLTVARHRALATVAPRLRLADLGGAVERLRLVKDEGEISCLRIAAEIADQALSELLESILVGRTERHLALELERRLVDHGADGPAFATSVGTGPHSGRITHRPTDRRVEEGDFLSVCLGAAYHGYRCEIGRTFVIGTSPADWQIELYDVVFAAQRAGRETLRPGAACRDVDRVTREVLGAAGYTEALAPRTGHGVGLEIDEDPRLGPAAMGRLDACVPVTVEPGVHLPGRGGVRIDDTLVVRPEADGGPELLTITTKELLAL
- a CDS encoding TOMM precursor leader peptide-binding protein, which gives rise to MTAGLPAPAPAPAPEPARHDTPVQASEGTAMEAARRILQQALAAAAPDGTRPPAVVTVGVHDALGSRADDPFAPVRQAATVHLTAQAVLIGPWGGDGSTPACGQCLAMRWQRLRSRSERDALETGSGPATKATPVSADSPHLTAHHLDAALALHTAVLGGPAPAPGGPAEADRRLPQISRLDLATLGVRTSPLLADPLCPYCGPRGSDTAEAARFVPEPRPKPSPDSARLRPAASFPLPTEALANPVTGVLGGGTWINVTSPTTAPVAGSVFMRGYAGLTDVTWSGQANSFRHSRDLAFLEGLERYAGTHRRTGSTLLTASYEELGERALDPATCGFYAPETYRTDPMVSPFDPARPIPWVHGHSLRDARPVLVPARLVHYSAGLAADNFVFECSNGCAIGSCREEATLGALLELIERDAFLAAWYSGLTLPEIDLATVDSAAVRMMTDRAALQGYDVHAFDNRIDLSVPVVTGLAVRRDGGPGTYSFGAGAALDPVAALEAALSEVLTYIPHLPGQVAERRAELEAMAEDFTLVKHLKDHAQLYGLPRMTEHVAPYLRARRRPMAELYGDWNTSERPRSGDLADELRYVVDQLAAAGHDVIVVDQTTPEQLGMELHTVCALVPGLLPIDFGWTRQRAPYLPRLRTAARRGGLRPTDLTEAEIRMVPHPFP